A region of the Vigna unguiculata cultivar IT97K-499-35 chromosome 9, ASM411807v1, whole genome shotgun sequence genome:
aaattgattttttcttgtagtgaaaaataccttagagatctattttttttcaaatatcaacatatatactcaatggtcgagaaataacaaaaattgttttagcgaaacaaaagagttgtttaaatgaaacaaaaagtattaataataagtaaagatttttttatattaccttgtaaaagaaaggtttatgctattaaacacttaaattgagagtattaaacattctcacgtgaaaggaaaatatacaataaataaaaatattaaaaaataatataaatattcaaatgtgagacataaaatttttaattacatacatcattttaacataattacataaagatttatgataagatgaaaaatatattgtatacgaatgagtttcatacaaaccaaataattagaagaaataaaaaatagaaagtatatatatatatatatatatatatatatagggttacttaattaattgtgaagattttaataatttaaacgggaatggagatatggcggggacatGTATCATGGctgggatatgtacatccccatacccaattgaaaaagtcggggattctccatacccatacccagtcaatgcggggatttccCATCAAAACGGGAATGAGTTCGGACAATATCCACTAGGGtggatttatttgtcatctctaatccccacaaatgaatgaaaaaacGAATATTTCCTACAAGCATAAAATGAACATTTATAAGTTTGACATGTACTATATTAGTATAAGCAACTTGAGTCAAAGACAAAGATAAGTACACATGTCATGCTACTTTTTAGCCTCGTGTTTGGTCTAATTGCACTTAGGGTGTGTTCATTTAAAGAGATGAATTTGaaggagagtgtgaagatgaatttgaatgaatatGAGTAAATGAATTTGTGTGTTCTTTTTAATGGATTCACTGCTAAAAAATCACACATTTCCTACCAATTTCCTTCTAAAAAATTTTCTTAGGAAACACTTACAAATTTTGCTATGAATAATGGTTTGCAAGAATTTGCTACCAATATTTTTGTAAACTATTTTGCACAAAAACATTTTTAGTTCAAAAATTTGAAggaaaaatacttacaaattttataatttgaacaATAATAAActacatatattaaaacaatgCAATGGTAGATTATAAAGAACTTTTACATGCATGCTTGTTTTTTCACTATCAACTTCGAAAATAACATAACTCTTCTCCTTTAGTGAACGAAAGACACACAAATTTTTCAACCACGACCTATCTTCACAAATGTTGTTGTTATCACTAAATTACGTTGGACTTCGCCTAGTGGTCCATGGCGCACAATAGTTGAAAGTCCACTGTTGCAAAAATACCTCATTAAGTCCTTTTTATTGCATATCTTGCACTTACACGAGTTATTAAATAACAAAgattatggttaaataaataaatataaaaaaattatttttaataaaagttatagatTCACAAATATAAATGCACTCAAATATAAATGCTCATTATGAATGTTCCAACAATCACAAATGTACAACCAGCATGATGATTCACATTGATTGCATATCCTTAGCAAATAAAGAGAATTCTTGCACTTATgcacaatttattaaaattgattgcgtaataaatgattaaattaaataatttttttcaaattaaaccttttgaatagaaaaaatagCTTTAGATCCAATCattatataacatttttcaaatgaaacattttaaacaaaagtAATACATACATGTTGTAGAAGAGGTAAAACTTGTAGAGAATAAACTTTGTTGTCTTTTTCAAATAGTTGattcattgaaaataaaacCTTCATTCAACATACCAAAAGAGAAATACATAAATACTTACTTTGATCTGGAAGACAAAAGAACAAAAGTTTCTACCTTTGTTATATTCTTCAAACACTTCATCCATCTAGAAACTTGTAGAACATTCATATGAAAGAAAACCTTCATTgatcacaaaaaaaaagtcatacATAAGTACTAAAATCcgtttgaagaagaaaagattctagaaaagaagaaaagcttCTACCTTGGTTGTATTCTTGAAATAGATCATCGATCTAGCAAAAACCTTCCTTCATGACAGAAAAAAAGCCAACCTTTGTTGTATTCTTTGAACAGTTGATTCATCTGAAATAAAACCTTCATTCAACAGACCaagaaacaaatacaaaaatacttTGATCTGGTAGACAGAAGAACAAAAGTTTCTACCtttgttttattcttcaaaCACTTCATCCATTTAGAAACTTGTACGTCATTCATATGAAAGAAAACCTTCATCGATCATAAAAACAAAGTAATACAAAAGTACTAAAATCtatttgaagaagaaaagattccAGCGAAGAAGAAAAGTTTATACCTTGGTTGTATTCTTGAAACAAATCATCGATCTAACACAAAACCTTCCTTCATGACTAAAAAAAGCCAACCTTTGTTGTATTCTTCAAACAAATCATCCATCTTCCAGAAAAGAAATTATATCtagtagaagaagaaaatatttgacAAAAGTTGGAAGATAAAAAGCTTGTACCTTTATGGTGTTCTTCAAACCTTCATTCCTCTAAAAAGATTCCACCTTtgtatgaaagaagaaaaaattgtacATTTGTTGTCTTCTTCGAGCAATTCAttcatatgaaagaaaaaaattcattattgtCATTTTCTAGACACAGATAAAATCCtccaaaagaagaaaacattaaatcattagagaaaaaaatacataaaaatggTAGAAGCACAAAAGAtccaagagaagaaaaaaagcttGTACCTTTGTTGTCTTCTTCAAACTTGTCATTCATCTCAAATAAAAGCTTCATTCATCACAGGAAAAAAGACATATAGAAGTACTTAATCTGGTAGAAGCAGAAAACATCTGAGAgaagatgaaaaaattataCCTTTGTTGTCTCAAACAGATCTACTAGAAAACCTTCCttcatgaaagaaataaaagaaaaatatacaaaaagtatTCAAATcttagagaagaagaaaagatccactaaagtaaaaaatttcgtacctttattgtgtttttcAGATATTTCATCCATttcaaccaaaataaagttaGAATCAGCGCAAAATTCAGTTAGATAAAAgcaaaatagaaagaaaatgatttttttcattgagaaagataaaaataaccGAAAGTTGagtaaaaatcaaaactttacaTACCATTGTCATTCTGCaacgaaaaaaattaaatcttgttCACAATTTTGTTCTTCAGAGTCTTGCTTCTGACCCATCTTCTCCTCATTCCATTCATCTCCACAAAAATTGTACTTAGAAAGAaagcaaaaagaagaagatatttGAATGTGTtagtgagagagagagatgaAGACTTgtaaaaaagcaaaaataagaaaatataagaatgagtgagtgagaaagagagaagtGAAGCTGAAGAGGTTGTGTTGGCCAGAGAATGGTATTCTGtgtgagtgagaaagagagacaAAATAGGTTGGGGTTGGTAGAGAGTGAGAGGAACAGAGAACAAAGAAGATGAAATTGTGAGAGAATGATAGAATGGTAGGTTTAGGTCGAGAGATGGAAGAATATAGGTTTATGTGAGagaatttaaacttttttttatttgttttttgaaattGCAAAATTCTGAGTGAATGACACGTATGTGTTTTATTGCTCGtagaaagaaaattttgaatgaaaattgtttagaaatattagtttattcaAAAACTTTTCATTTGTTAGTTCtcaattgtatatagtattagataTACGAATATGAAAACATGAAGACACAAGAATATGATAGCCTTACACGAATGATCAATTGCCTccataaaaagaagaaattaagaTGAAATTTGAGGTTAGTTCGAGTAAAGTGTTGATCAGTAAGATAGATAAGCCAAAACTTGATTtcccaaaaatatattttgtaagaaTATATGGTCACCACGAATtgttaattttagaaattagtttatgGAATACCTACCCCGTACAAAAATAGCATCTAGAATTAGTTGTAATTTTCATTTGTGTTGggatttaaatttagttttagcCACCAGATAGATGTGTTAACAAACTACATCTATTCTACAAGACTTGTAGTGCTAGAGTTTGCccacataaaaatatttcagaaGTGTTAACAGACTTATAGATCATGCTATAGAGTTATGATATGCCATCTAGTGATccaagtttaaattaaaattctctAAAATCTGGAATTCAATTTTACATAGTTGGGAAATACTGTATTCGAATTtcgattttcttaaaaaatatgatgcTTAAATACTGATTAACCGACTTGAATCTAAACCACAATATATAAAACCATCTCAGTTCCTCTGTACATGAAAATAGAAGGATCATTACAATCATGCCCAAATCTGTCTCAAAATTCACCCATTTAGGATTACACGAGAGGGACACAGGCTTTTATCATCATGTCATTGGATACAAACTTAGTAGCCACGAATTGTGTTGATGATGGTGTTGTGCCATGGGTCAGAGAGGTGCTGCAAGAGGTTCTCAAACGGTCCTTTCCCTGTCACGTTGTGTTGAACTATGAATCCCAAGAACGCCAACATAGCCAATCTCCCTACACAGATTACAACCAAATTAACAAGGTCAGCTACACAACACAGTTCTACAGAAAGAACAAACAAATGAAGAGATTAAGAGAGAATAAAGCATTTACCATTTGCAAGTTCCTTCTCCTTGGCCTCCAAAGTTGGTGCAAAGTTCAAGGGGTTGAAGACACTTCCAGGGTATCCCAACTCGTGTGGGGGCAAGCTATATTGCTTGAAGATGGGGTCTTGGTTCACACTGCCAGGGTTCTTGATGTCTTGCCATCTTCTGATCTCCACATAATGGAACAGGATGAACTCAATCACAAAGAGGGTGGAGGATGATGCAAAGTACTCTGATTTCCCTGCATCATACCATTGAGGGGCATTGATGATTCCAATTTTCGTGAAAACCTCAGGAAGCAACATTCCTGCAACACCCAACATCGCCCAGCGCCCATTCACAAGCTCAGCTTGAACATACCACTTCAAGTTTTCTGGGTCCTCGGCAAGCCCCAGAGGGTCAAACCCGTTGTCACCGGGAAGACTATCAGTACCACAAAACACCGGTTAATCATTATGAATCCATTTTCATCGGAAAAAAGAACAACAGATACATAAAAATGTACATAATTTGTACTTACCTGCCATTAAGGTAAGCTGGGGAAGCCAAGCCTGGTAGCCACTCTCCTTTCTTGGCTTCAACCTTGAAAGACGCGGAAGGAGGACACCCCATTGGCCTCATACTCACTTCCCGGTTCAGTTTACCGGAAGACCCGGTCAGAAACCTAGATTTTGAGGCACATGGCCGGAAAATGGCGGCGGAGGCTTGGGTGGTGACGGTGGCCATGCTGATGACAGTGGCAGTGGCAGTGGAAAAGAGACGGGAGAATGTGGTGGTTTTGTTTTGTGCATGGCTTAGTCTTATTTCATAGGTATTACTTTCCTTTCGGAGTCATTCTTGTGGTTCGCATGTTCTATTGGCGTTCCGCCGTTGATTTGTACGATTTTTTAGATCGCACGGTTCAGGAGCGTTTCTGGCTTATCCCTTTATCAAGTGATATATCCACAAATCCATTTCTTCGTTGTTGTTGGCTAGGACAAGATTCTGTGGGGTCGatgactgacacgtggcatgatggATGAGAAGGGTTGAAATATCACCTTCACCCAACCGTTGATAGACACCTGGCTCCGTGGCTTGCCATTAGGGTGGATTCTCGCTAAGATATATCCACCTCAATGGTTTACTTCGGTGGAGGAAGAATCCTATTCCTACCAACAAATTTCTAATACatgtttttaaatgattttgttACTAATTAAAAGTTTCATTATCAaaggaaataattaaaaactataagTGTGGTAGGTTTCACGTTTGCTTTCAATGAATTTGTATTGTATTTCATaatattctagaaagcaaatcAAGATTAAAGAGGGAACAGTAAAAGcttgattatttatttgaacATTAAAAGAAAAGTTCAAAGTTCAAAAAGTTCATACACCCAAATGCAATATATCTGAATTTTCTTGTACAAGAGGTTTGGGAGTAACTTGGATAAtacattaaaaagatattaatagaaaagaaaacttaaattataagatttaattaaaaatataatttttttaatatttaaaaaataaaaaaaaaagtaataagaagaactctataaaaaatattttaaatttgtaaatgacttaaaatttaattaaatctataGTCACTAACAATCGTTTGATCGGCCACCAGGTCGATCGCGCACCAACCTATAAGGCTCCATCAGTCGATCAGTCTCCTAACTGACTCGTGTAGCGCCTTATATATAACCATCGGTCAATCAgttataaacattaattattcaCTTGTTAAAATCAAGAACATAACCAGCTTAGTCAAGCGACCATCGGTCGAACGGCCAAACGATACCAGTTAATTGGGTTAATTAACGttaaacaagtcagtaatcTTGATTAGAGGATCATTGGACCAtgattaaggaaccctaatcacaggcccacaccggaaactataaatagggcccaaaggtaggttggtgaggatcttaaattcgcatttattactGTAGTTAAACTTATACACCGATCGGTTCATCTACTGACTTAAGCATTagagccttttagacaggtaccccgatcgccTGTTCGATCGATCGAGCGAGGAAGCAGATTTCTTGGAGAAGAAGTTATTGCGGTTGTGAGAAGAGGAGAGTTCAAGAAGAGGAGTAAGATCGAAGAGGTTCTTAGTAGGCTcttggtccctacacccgaaacaagAGGTATTGTTATGAGACCTATTACAATCCACAAATTTCTCCAATTAATGGACAACAAATGTGGCCTAGAACAAATAcacttaaaacttaaaattctATTAATTACGTGCGTCATTATGCAAATTACCAATATCTTCTTTTTATTGCAGAAActtatgcaatttttttatgaaaggtTGTGGGCAGTGGAGCATAATTTTGCCTTAGACATCTCcatagaaattaaaagaaaaattttgttGGTGGTGTTTTAATAAGAAATCTAATGATGACAACAATAAAGTCTATATATTATCAAGCATGGGAAGCAAATATGCAAGAGCTGAAAGGGGTAAATCTATAAGCGTATGAATGGTTAGTTTTTATTcctaaaaaatttgaggtgtgacgTGTTAATGAACAACTTAATTGAGTCCTTCAATAATAGAATATTGATAACTAGGAATAAACCAATAATAACAATGATTGAGTGGATTAGGTGCTATATCATGAGTAGATTTGCAAACCTTTGATAGAagttataaacatattttggaAATGTTATGCCAAAACCAAGTAAAAGACTAGATAGAGATGTAGAAAAAAGTGGACATTGGATAATTGTTTGAACAAGAGAAGCTAAGTTTAAGGTTACTCAAGGTTTCACCATGAAAAAATTTGTAGTTGACCTTAATAGTCACACCTGTAGTTGTTACTTTTGGGATTTGGTGGAGATACCTTGTAGACATGTAATTGTTGCTACCAATTATTGGTTAGATCAACCTCAGTATTATGTAAAGATATTATAAGAGGTAGTGTTATGAGGCATGTTACAGTCCACAAATTTCTCTAATTAATGGACAAAAATGTGGCCTAAAATAAATACACTTGAAATTCTAGCTCCATCATATAAGGCCCTTCCAAGAAGGCCTAGAAATTTAAGATGAAGGGAAGCATACGAAAGTGTTAAGCCAGTTCACAATTTGTCATAAGTTGAGATAAGTTCACATAACAATGAACACGTATAGAGGGGCTTTTATTATAGCCATTAATCCAGCTAACAATCACCAcgttaaaatatgaaaatcttCTTTATGGCCAAATTGTTTACATCTCTAAAAGTTACTTCAAGCATAACAACATTTGATAACAATAACAGACACACTTTGAATAAAATAGTTCATAACAATATCAACCAATACAACTTAGTTCCATTTAGATAAGGCCATATTTTATACCCCACCTTACAAAGTTTCATTCTTAATGCACATTATCCCTTAATATAGCTTTATAGCACAAATATCACACAAAATATTACTGTACATGcccaaaacaaaatgaaaaaaaaaaaccatcttAATATGTCCATCTTTCTCTCTAGAATTAATTTCCTCCCCAGCTTGGCAAGCTTTTTCAGCAACTCCTCTACTATTTTTTCGATCTCACAtccaatttcttcttttgttgcTACCTTTTCTTCAAATTCAGCTCCTACTTCATCAACTCATTGAAAATAGTTACAAGGTCCTCCAAACTACAATAAAAATAGTACATAAATAACACAAACAAACCACACACACAATTGAAACATTTTGCATACATATTTCTCAATTTCAACATCTCCAAAACATTCTACCATTATTCGTCACGGTACTTGCTTTAAGAAGTAACTACTTTTCCCCACAACCATAAAGTTTACTTCCCATATATAAGGATGTAAAAGATGTTATTGAAAATTTAGATCCACTATTCCTTCACCTAGGTCCAACATATCGAACTAAACAACCATGGGATTTCATCTCACCTAAGAACATTGTAAAATGTTAAACcctaaaacacaaaaatccccatttcaaaatattattcaccTTTCAAATCCTCAATTCCTTTGTTTTGTtagtgtaattaacataatcataGTGTCactttttgatgaaaaatcattgatccgtttcaagaaatttaatgaaaagggctaaattgcattgatttttcaaaaatcggaACCAAAATGAGACTAAAGAGAATTAGAGGACCACTTTAAcatttttagacaaaaacaaTGGCCAAAggaataattaaaccttaaaagaaaGAGCATCAATAGTTTTAACATTGTTGGAAATTTTCTCTTACTTCTAACTTACactttcaaaaattattattttattatcatattttgtttatttagtattattatgttagtataatattttattattaaaactttGTATGAAATGACATAAAAATAAAGTAGGTAGTGTCAAActatctttttcttaaaaataaattgatgacTCCAACTATTGATTTAGATATCACATTAGTAAAACTCAACTAttttaatttggtatttttgattgttcttaaaaaaacaaaaactccgGTAAAAGTTAACAGAATTGGCAATGTGAATGAGAtagaaaaaaatacatttatcttgtgtttggatgaagcatattaccaattctaaaaaattgaaattcattgcatttgaaattcttgcaattaaatttctttcattttctaaataatatgtttggataaagtaattggaataccttacatttcaattttttgtttggataaaataattgaatttctcttatgagataaaatttcattttaataatattcattttaatatataaattttgaaaaaaatataacaaatataattgtcaacttaaaatatttaaattcggTCAAATTTTGATTGAGCTGTCTTGACCAAATTTAATCAAATGTTGGTCGACGTAAACTCAGTCCTATTTGATCAAGTTTAGGTTGGAGCCAACTCGGTAACATTTGGCCAAATTTCAGTTGATGCTGACTTGACCAAATTTTTCCAAATTTCGGTCTAGGTCAACACGGCCAAATTTGGACGAATTTAAGACTATGTCATCTCAGCCCAACATGTTTGGGTCATCGCCCGCCCTaacccgtctaggtcgtcgggtcGACCAGTcctgtctgggtcgtcaggccaGCCAGGAccgtttgggtcgttgggccaGCCAAGCCTGTCTGGGTCGTTAGGCCGATTTGGCTCGTTTGCGTAGTCAGGCTGGTTGGGTTGTTAAGGTTGTCACTCTTTCTTGACTCGTCTGAGTTGTCGGACCGGCCTAACTCGTTTAGGTCGTTGGCCTAACATGACCTGTCTGGGTCATCAAGCTCTTCTGGTTCGTCAAGTCAGCACGACCCGTTAAGGTTGTCGGGCCGGTCGGACCCGTCTAGATCATTTGGATCGTCTggaccaaattgacacctctaatcTTGAACAATAAGGAATTTCACAAATTgtggaatttcaatttcaaattctattattttagtgatttgaaataccttcttagaattcctcaatttcaatttccttttaatttttccatccaaacaagtcattttaattaaaagaaattcaaattctccaaataaataaattattctctaACACACCATTAGTTCACACTTTCAAAGATAGGA
Encoded here:
- the LOC114164742 gene encoding chlorophyll a-b binding protein P4, chloroplastic, which translates into the protein MATVTTQASAAIFRPCASKSRFLTGSSGKLNREVSMRPMGCPPSASFKVEAKKGEWLPGLASPAYLNGSLPGDNGFDPLGLAEDPENLKWYVQAELVNGRWAMLGVAGMLLPEVFTKIGIINAPQWYDAGKSEYFASSSTLFVIEFILFHYVEIRRWQDIKNPGSVNQDPIFKQYSLPPHELGYPGSVFNPLNFAPTLEAKEKELANGRLAMLAFLGFIVQHNVTGKGPFENLLQHLSDPWHNTIINTIRGY